The following coding sequences are from one Abyssicoccus albus window:
- a CDS encoding BCCT family transporter, with product MYIVEVIILGKKVTSVFYVALAVCMIFVIWGSIQPTQMEEATAKITSFFSEYFGWYYLILVLLFLVFCIYLMFSKFGKIRLGKEGEKPEFSTGAWFAMLFSAGMGIGLVFWTTAEPTQHAFLNAPVAEVGTPKAINDAMKFAFFHWGIHAWAVYAIVALVFAYFSFHRGYPNLVSSTLIPIFGEARMKGWLGQLVDILAVLATVFGVAATLGFGTGQINGGLNYLFDIPQSFTVQLIILIVATALFIISAWSGIGKGIKVLSTSNMGLAFVLLLVLFIVGPSMYILNTFTNALGNYVADFFQMSLRIAPEDDEARKWINSWTIFYWAWWISWAPFVGIFIARVSRGRTIRQFMAGVLIVPALVCFLFFAVFGTSAIHIEKNGLAKISEATLETATFMMLEQYPLGFLLSLITIVVIAIFFITSADSATFVLGMLSGGGTNTPHAATKISWGIILSAIAAVIMFFGGTQGLQNLLIIAALPFSIVMILMSVSFYKSAKSELFKKKEIK from the coding sequence ATGTATATAGTTGAGGTGATTATATTGGGGAAAAAAGTAACAAGTGTCTTTTACGTAGCATTGGCAGTTTGTATGATTTTCGTCATTTGGGGATCAATCCAACCGACTCAAATGGAAGAAGCAACTGCTAAAATTACATCATTCTTTTCTGAATACTTTGGTTGGTATTATTTAATATTAGTTCTTTTATTTTTAGTCTTTTGTATTTATTTAATGTTCTCAAAGTTTGGTAAGATTCGTTTAGGTAAAGAAGGGGAAAAACCAGAGTTCTCAACAGGGGCTTGGTTTGCCATGTTATTTAGTGCAGGAATGGGTATTGGACTTGTTTTTTGGACAACTGCTGAACCAACACAACATGCATTTTTAAATGCACCAGTAGCAGAAGTTGGTACTCCGAAAGCAATTAATGACGCCATGAAATTTGCGTTTTTCCACTGGGGTATTCATGCTTGGGCAGTATACGCGATTGTTGCATTAGTCTTTGCCTACTTTAGCTTCCATAGAGGTTATCCAAACTTAGTGAGTTCAACACTGATTCCAATTTTTGGTGAAGCACGTATGAAAGGATGGCTAGGACAACTTGTTGATATTTTAGCTGTTTTAGCAACTGTATTTGGAGTTGCAGCAACATTAGGATTTGGAACAGGACAGATTAATGGTGGACTCAATTATTTATTTGATATTCCTCAATCATTTACTGTACAACTGATTATTCTAATTGTAGCCACTGCATTATTTATCATTTCAGCTTGGTCTGGAATAGGTAAAGGAATCAAGGTGCTGAGTACAAGCAATATGGGATTAGCATTTGTATTACTTCTAGTATTATTTATTGTAGGTCCGAGTATGTATATATTAAATACATTTACAAATGCATTGGGAAATTATGTTGCTGACTTTTTCCAAATGAGTTTACGTATTGCCCCAGAAGATGATGAGGCTAGGAAATGGATCAATAGTTGGACGATCTTCTATTGGGCATGGTGGATCAGTTGGGCACCATTTGTTGGTATTTTCATAGCACGCGTTTCAAGGGGACGCACGATTAGACAATTTATGGCAGGTGTTTTAATTGTTCCAGCTCTAGTATGTTTCTTATTCTTTGCTGTATTTGGAACAAGTGCCATTCATATAGAAAAGAATGGATTAGCGAAGATTTCAGAAGCAACATTAGAGACTGCGACATTCATGATGCTTGAGCAGTATCCGCTTGGATTCTTACTATCACTCATTACGATTGTAGTGATTGCGATATTCTTTATTACTTCAGCAGACTCGGCAACGTTTGTCCTTGGAATGTTATCTGGTGGAGGTACAAACACACCACATGCAGCGACTAAGATTTCTTGGGGAATTATATTATCAGCGATTGCAGCTGTAATTATGTTCTTTGGAGGAACACAAGGATTACAGAATTTATTAATCATTGCAGCATTACCATTTTCAATTGTGATGATCTTAATGAGTGTATCTTTCTATAAATCTGCGAAAAGTGAATTGTTTAAGAAGAAAGAGATTAAATAA
- a CDS encoding SLC13 family permease: protein MSKVEKENKFQMVWVFVALTVMIIINILPTPEGLTVMGQRSLSILAFAIIMWVTEAVSYSVSSVMIVGLIILLIGFSPVETLGEQLGKPDMASDELFGSKNALSLAFKGFSTSAVALVAAALFLASAMQITNLHKRIALYVLSIVGDKTKAVVAGAIIVATILAFFVPSATARAGAVVPILIGMVAAFGLEKKSRMSALLVITAVHAVSIWNIGIKTAAAQNLVALGFINSAMDEEVSWIQWFIWAAPWSIIMCVVLYFVMTTLVKPEYDRIDGGKALIQKELSELGPMKGKEIRLVVIAIGLLLLWSTEKILHPLDSASVTLIALALMLAPKIGVFEWKEVEKTINWGTIIVFAIGISLGSLLLSTGGAAWLSDMTFGALGLTTWPIVAVIALVGIFNILIHLGFASATSLASALIPVFISLAQSMNLGDQSLGFVLIQQYLICFGFLLPVSAPQNMLAYGTGTFDAKDLLKTGIPITVIGYLLILLFTFTYWQWTGLL from the coding sequence ATGAGTAAAGTTGAAAAAGAAAACAAGTTTCAAATGGTGTGGGTTTTTGTTGCATTAACAGTAATGATTATCATCAATATTTTACCAACACCTGAAGGCCTTACAGTGATGGGACAAAGAAGTTTATCGATTCTTGCATTTGCGATCATTATGTGGGTGACTGAAGCAGTTTCTTATTCAGTATCATCTGTTATGATTGTTGGTTTAATCATCTTATTAATTGGATTTTCACCGGTTGAAACATTAGGTGAGCAGCTAGGGAAACCTGATATGGCAAGTGATGAATTATTTGGGTCTAAAAATGCATTGAGTTTGGCTTTTAAAGGATTCTCAACATCTGCGGTTGCGTTAGTTGCAGCGGCACTGTTCTTGGCAAGTGCGATGCAGATTACTAATTTACACAAAAGAATAGCACTTTATGTTTTATCAATCGTAGGTGATAAAACAAAAGCGGTTGTTGCTGGTGCAATTATTGTTGCAACAATTTTGGCCTTTTTTGTACCGTCTGCAACAGCTAGAGCTGGTGCAGTTGTACCAATTCTTATCGGAATGGTGGCAGCGTTTGGATTGGAGAAGAAGAGTCGTATGAGCGCACTATTAGTCATTACTGCTGTGCATGCAGTGTCTATTTGGAATATTGGAATTAAAACAGCAGCAGCTCAAAACCTTGTAGCTTTAGGATTCATTAATTCGGCAATGGATGAAGAAGTCAGTTGGATTCAATGGTTTATATGGGCCGCACCTTGGTCTATCATTATGTGTGTTGTGTTATATTTTGTCATGACAACACTTGTCAAACCAGAATATGATCGAATTGATGGGGGTAAAGCGTTAATTCAAAAGGAACTATCAGAACTTGGTCCGATGAAAGGTAAAGAAATTCGATTAGTCGTTATTGCGATTGGGTTGTTACTACTCTGGTCTACGGAGAAAATTTTACATCCGCTTGATTCAGCATCTGTTACACTCATAGCACTAGCTCTAATGTTAGCGCCAAAGATCGGAGTATTCGAGTGGAAGGAAGTCGAGAAGACGATCAACTGGGGGACTATTATTGTATTTGCTATCGGTATATCACTTGGTTCATTACTGTTATCTACAGGAGGAGCGGCTTGGCTTAGTGATATGACATTTGGAGCTTTAGGGCTTACGACATGGCCTATTGTTGCTGTTATTGCTTTAGTTGGTATATTTAATATATTGATACACTTAGGATTTGCCAGTGCAACGAGTTTAGCTTCAGCGCTTATCCCTGTGTTCATCTCACTGGCACAAAGTATGAACTTAGGAGATCAATCTTTAGGGTTTGTATTGATTCAACAATACTTAATTTGTTTTGGTTTCTTACTTCCTGTTTCAGCACCTCAAAATATGTTAGCCTATGGAACAGGTACGTTTGATGCAAAAGATTTATTGAAAACTGGTATACCAATTACAGTCATTGGATACTTATTAATTTTACTCTTTACGTTTACTTATTGGCAGTGGACTGGGTTACTATAA
- a CDS encoding DUF4003 family protein yields MSSNSALLHATQITTHIDVLRNMKIPFIESKSHIVLARILMNEQEIDTECLLRKYREYRNYYKLRSKLPKDAAYLICGYLYRHGTTDITVSQYFNTMQQIRKISGMSKEQSYIVTLIFLTSNHSLTVEEFIKRLIYIHDKMKEDAFNQSSHYIIIMSGILAQMTLYSPFELVNMYEYYLNKYTTLHYTSNSGLCILATFSTLLTEERNPHFAKRVHYFIRHLNRIGIVIEKEHYASVIFLTFMDMHQNLDYLFNTLNYFEDKKVFFMKSSLRTQIALSMYTNYGVEQYRGTNHYISMLIDQISLNEQIMLIARVLD; encoded by the coding sequence TTGAGTTCTAATTCAGCTTTACTTCATGCTACACAAATTACTACACACATTGACGTACTCCGCAATATGAAAATACCCTTTATAGAATCTAAGAGTCATATTGTTTTGGCGAGAATTTTGATGAATGAACAAGAGATTGATACCGAGTGTTTACTTCGGAAGTATCGAGAATATCGCAATTATTATAAACTACGTTCGAAATTGCCAAAAGATGCAGCTTATCTTATTTGTGGTTATTTATATAGACATGGTACGACTGACATTACCGTCTCTCAATATTTTAATACGATGCAACAGATTAGAAAAATTAGCGGGATGAGTAAAGAGCAGTCATACATTGTTACATTGATTTTTTTAACATCGAATCATTCTTTGACCGTGGAAGAGTTTATTAAGAGATTAATTTATATCCATGATAAAATGAAAGAAGATGCATTTAATCAAAGTTCCCATTATATCATTATAATGAGTGGAATACTGGCTCAAATGACATTGTATAGCCCATTTGAACTCGTAAATATGTATGAATACTACTTAAATAAATATACGACACTTCATTATACATCTAATTCTGGATTGTGTATTTTGGCAACATTTTCTACACTGTTAACCGAAGAAAGAAACCCTCATTTTGCAAAGCGTGTTCACTATTTTATAAGGCATTTAAATCGCATCGGGATAGTCATAGAAAAAGAGCATTATGCAAGTGTTATATTTTTGACTTTTATGGATATGCATCAAAATTTAGATTACTTATTTAATACTTTGAATTATTTTGAAGATAAGAAGGTATTTTTCATGAAGTCTTCATTAAGAACACAGATTGCACTAAGTATGTATACAAATTATGGTGTTGAACAATATAGAGGGACAAATCATTATATATCAATGCTCATTGATCAAATTAGTCTGAACGAACAAATTATGCTCATCGCAAGAGTTCTAGATTAA
- a CDS encoding MarR family winged helix-turn-helix transcriptional regulator: MSEEKSLKSWVILSRAFHAVEKKTAEDIRQYGVSPTEFGVLELLYHKGKQPIQKIAQSILLTSGSMTYVIQKLEKEGYIRKSVCENDKRVTYIKLSTKGLLLIGEAFPKHAKAVNKIFENLTETEQVELQNLLKKVGKS, encoded by the coding sequence ATGTCTGAAGAAAAATCTTTAAAATCATGGGTCATATTAAGTAGAGCTTTCCATGCAGTTGAGAAAAAAACAGCAGAAGATATCCGACAATATGGCGTTAGTCCAACAGAATTTGGTGTGCTTGAACTTTTGTATCATAAAGGAAAACAACCTATCCAAAAAATAGCGCAGAGCATTCTTCTCACGAGTGGTAGTATGACGTATGTGATACAGAAACTTGAAAAAGAAGGATATATTAGAAAATCAGTATGTGAAAATGATAAAAGAGTGACATATATTAAATTAAGTACTAAAGGCCTGCTTTTGATTGGTGAAGCTTTCCCAAAGCATGCGAAGGCTGTAAATAAAATCTTTGAAAACTTAACAGAAACAGAACAAGTTGAATTGCAAAATCTGTTAAAAAAAGTGGGGAAATCATAA